A window of Adhaeribacter arboris genomic DNA:
ACCACCCGGAACTGAGCCGCGTAAGCCCCACCCATGCTCGGGGGAATTTCCATACCGGCCAATACAATTTTAACCTCCGGATATTTAGCTTTTACCTTATCAATAATGGCCTGTAAGTTTTCTTTCGTGGATTGCGGAGGAATGCCGCGCAGCCCGTCATTCGCGCCCAGTTCCAGCACAAACACATCTACTGGTTGTTTTAAAATCCAGTCGATGCGGTTTTTACCACCCGCTGTAGTTTCTCCGCTTAAGCCGGCATTAATAACTTTATAAGGTAAATTGAGGGAATCTATTTTCTTTTGAATAAGAGCTGGAAAAGCTTCTGAAGGTTGCAAGCCGTAACCGGCCGTTAAACTATTACCAAAAAATAAAATTGTCTTCATAACCACAGGTTTCTTCTCATCCGGAGCAGTTGATTGTTGCACAACAGCTTTTGTGTCTTCGGGGTTGCCTGAATTACAGCCAACTGCCACTAGTACGAAAAAAGAAGCAAAAAGAAAGTTTAAATAAGTGCGCACAGGTATTTATTTTTAATTTATTTCCTTAAATTCTTAAACATGTACAACCGTTTACTGGTTTTTCCGGAGGCATGTTAGCATGTATAAACTTTGCTAATTACGCTAAAAATAATTCCTTGGCTAGCTGTATTCCCGAAACAAGCGTAAGTAGTAGTTAAAAAATATCTTTCAATCTATATGCGAACGATTTTTTAATCGTTTCAGAAATAATTATTTAATCAGAAATTATAAACTGTGGCTATATTACGCGTGGAGCAACTCGGTAAATCTTACCGGAGTGGCGGTAAAGAACTTACCGTTTTACATAATATTTCCTTTACCCTTAACGCGGGTGATACCTTTGCTATTGTTGGACCATCGGGCAGTGGTAAAACTACGTTATTGGGTTTATGCGCCGGCTTAGACGCCGCTACTACCGGTTCGGTGGAATTAAATGGCATCCGGCTGGAACGCCTTTCCGAAGACGAGCGGGCGCAGGTTCGCAATCAGTACGTCGGGTTTATTTTTCAGAATTTTCAGCTGATTCCTACCCTAACAGCCCTGGAAAATGTAATGGTACCATTGGAACTGCGGGGGGAAAAACAGGTAGGCAAACAAGCATTAGAACTACTCGAACGCGTAGGGTTGCAACATCGGCACCATCATTATCCAACCCAACTTTCCGGGGGCGAGCAGCAGCGGGTAGCTTTGGCCCGGGCTTTCTCCAATCAACCGAAAATTTTGTTCGCCGACGAACCAACGGGTAATCTCGACGCGGAAACCAGCGAAAAAGTAGTCAACTTGCTCTTTGATCTTAACCGGGAACGGGGAACAACCTTGGTACTGGTAACCCACGACCTGGAACTAGCGGGTAAAACCCAGCGCCTCATCCGGATAAAAGGCGGCCACGTTATCTCGGATTCCGTTATGGCTTGAGCTTGGAATCAGGTAATAAGATTCATAAACCAAGTTATCTTTAATCAGAAAGTTTAGAATATAACATGGCTCTTGATTTTTATCAACTGAATAACAAGGAGTATTTCTTTGCACTGGAAGACAAAGAACTTCAAGATTTAGGGGAAATACTCCAGGAGTTTCGATATCGTACGGGCTTTGTTATAGACCAGTATAGCGATTATAAGCTGACCATAGAAAATCAAGCAGCTATCATTAAAATTATTGATGATTATATTGATAAAACAGATTTAAATAAGAATAAATCTAAAATATTCGCACGAAAAAAAGAATGAATTACTGTTGAAAGGTGATTAAGCAAATCATCATTAAAAATTCTCGCCTACTAGCTACCTAATACCTGATACTTCACCAACATGGATAGAACTCTTATAAAACCAACACTGCAACCAAAATGGCTTTTAACAATGGCCTGGCGCGATAGTCGCCGAAACCGTTCGCGGTTGTTGCTCTTTGTTTCGTCTATTATTTTAGGAATTGCGGCTTTGGTAGCTATTCAATCGTTCAGTGAAAATCTTCGCGACGATATTGACGATCAGGCCAAAACCTTACTAGGTGCTGATTTAGGTATTTACACGAACCAACCCGTAACTAAGACTATGCAGAAAACCTTGCATAATTTAGGCGGACGTCAGGCTCGGGAATACTACTTTGCTTCCATGATTTTGTTTCCTAAAAACAGCGGTAGCCGTCTGGTTCAGATTCGGGCCTTGCAAGGAGATTATCCATTTTACGGAGCTATCGAAACTACTCCGGCGGCAGCTAGTCGCACCTTTCGGAATGGCCGGAATGCTTTAGTAGACAAAACGGTATTATTGCAATTTAATGCACGTCCGGGTGATTCCGTTAAAATCGGGAACCTTACCTTCCGGATT
This region includes:
- a CDS encoding arylesterase, which encodes MRTYLNFLFASFFVLVAVGCNSGNPEDTKAVVQQSTAPDEKKPVVMKTILFFGNSLTAGYGLQPSEAFPALIQKKIDSLNLPYKVINAGLSGETTAGGKNRIDWILKQPVDVFVLELGANDGLRGIPPQSTKENLQAIIDKVKAKYPEVKIVLAGMEIPPSMGGAYAAQFRVVFRQLAEKNNLAFIPFLLEGVAGERSLNQGDGVHPTAKGQQILAKNTWEILKDVL
- a CDS encoding ABC transporter ATP-binding protein translates to MAILRVEQLGKSYRSGGKELTVLHNISFTLNAGDTFAIVGPSGSGKTTLLGLCAGLDAATTGSVELNGIRLERLSEDERAQVRNQYVGFIFQNFQLIPTLTALENVMVPLELRGEKQVGKQALELLERVGLQHRHHHYPTQLSGGEQQRVALARAFSNQPKILFADEPTGNLDAETSEKVVNLLFDLNRERGTTLVLVTHDLELAGKTQRLIRIKGGHVISDSVMA